In Syntrophomonas wolfei subsp. wolfei str. Goettingen G311, a single window of DNA contains:
- a CDS encoding amino acid ABC transporter permease, with protein MRRSHLKTLSGIAQVYIRLVQGIPIVLLLMILYYILFAQVDIDPVLIAVVGFSLNFSAYAAEIFRTAIDATDKGQLEAAYALGFSQYAGFFKVTLPQAMLHILPIYKGEFVSMVKMTSVVGYIAIQDLTKMSDIIRSRTFDAFFPLFATAFIYFVLTYLFIYLMGRVEIQIDPKRRKRMIKGIQAISLAEKEVSA; from the coding sequence ATGCGCCGCTCACACCTGAAAACCTTGTCGGGAATCGCCCAGGTGTATATTCGCTTGGTGCAGGGCATTCCTATTGTGCTGCTTCTGATGATTTTATATTACATACTGTTTGCGCAAGTGGATATTGATCCGGTATTAATTGCGGTTGTCGGCTTTTCCCTGAATTTTTCGGCTTATGCTGCAGAAATCTTCCGCACGGCTATTGACGCTACCGACAAGGGACAGCTGGAAGCCGCATATGCACTGGGCTTTTCCCAATATGCCGGATTCTTTAAGGTAACGCTGCCCCAGGCGATGCTGCATATTCTTCCGATTTATAAGGGTGAATTTGTCAGCATGGTAAAGATGACCTCGGTGGTTGGGTACATTGCTATACAGGATCTTACCAAAATGAGCGATATTATCCGCAGCCGTACCTTTGATGCCTTCTTTCCGCTTTTCGCCACAGCCTTTATCTACTTTGTACTGACCTATCTGTTTATTTACCTGATGGGCCGGGTGGAGATTCAAATTGATCCGAAACGCCGCAAACGGATGATAAAAGGCATTCAGGCCATAAGCTTGGCGGAAAAGGAGGTGTCTGCATGA
- a CDS encoding ABC transporter substrate-binding protein — protein sequence MQQLQIFLRRSGSRCLLMSFLLLLCFSLFLMGCSKTGGDSGSQDGSDKPRLVLVDVSWDSIKVHNRIVGYILQHGYGYPEPEYLFAETLPALQGMVKGNIDIYMEVWADNIEEAWKEALASGKVKNLGPNFPDAPQGWYVPTYMIEGDAERGIEATAPDLKKISDLPRYWELFKDREVPSKGRFHNSPPGWSCTSINGIKIKSYGLDKNYNNFITGSDPALVASMVSAYEKGEPWFGYYWEPTWVMGKLKMTRLEEPDFDDAVWQDESNRACSYPSAQVLIGINSELEKRAPEVVEFLQKYETSLEQNNEFLAYMSDHNNDEKAAAVYFLQKYKDEWHGWVPADVAARVDQALEEVK from the coding sequence ATGCAACAATTACAAATCTTTTTGCGCCGCTCAGGCAGCAGGTGCTTGCTTATGTCGTTTCTGCTATTACTCTGCTTCTCCCTTTTTTTAATGGGATGTTCAAAGACCGGGGGAGATAGCGGAAGCCAGGACGGAAGCGACAAGCCCAGGCTGGTTCTGGTTGATGTTAGCTGGGATAGCATCAAAGTGCATAACCGGATAGTAGGCTATATTCTGCAACACGGTTATGGCTATCCCGAACCGGAGTACTTATTTGCGGAAACCCTGCCAGCTCTTCAAGGAATGGTAAAGGGAAATATCGATATTTACATGGAGGTTTGGGCTGACAATATCGAGGAAGCCTGGAAAGAGGCTCTGGCTTCAGGCAAGGTGAAGAACCTGGGCCCCAATTTCCCGGATGCTCCGCAGGGATGGTATGTACCGACTTACATGATAGAGGGGGATGCGGAGCGGGGGATAGAAGCGACTGCACCCGATCTTAAGAAAATCAGCGATCTGCCTCGTTATTGGGAACTGTTCAAGGACCGGGAAGTTCCGAGCAAGGGACGCTTTCACAATAGCCCTCCAGGTTGGAGTTGTACCAGCATAAACGGGATAAAAATAAAGAGCTATGGTTTGGATAAGAATTATAATAATTTTATTACCGGTTCGGACCCGGCTCTGGTAGCTTCCATGGTTTCCGCTTATGAAAAGGGTGAGCCCTGGTTTGGCTATTACTGGGAACCAACCTGGGTAATGGGCAAGCTGAAAATGACCCGCTTGGAAGAGCCGGATTTTGATGATGCCGTTTGGCAGGATGAAAGCAACCGGGCTTGCTCCTATCCGTCCGCTCAGGTCTTAATAGGAATTAACAGCGAACTGGAGAAAAGAGCTCCGGAAGTGGTGGAATTTTTGCAGAAATATGAAACCAGCCTGGAACAAAATAATGAGTTTCTGGCCTATATGAGTGACCACAATAATGATGAAAAAGCGGCTGCCGTCTATTTCTTGCAGAAGTACAAGGATGAATGGCACGGCTGGGTTCCAGCCGATGTAGCTGCCAGGGTGGACCAGGCTTTGGAAGAGGTGAAGTAG
- a CDS encoding S41 family peptidase, which produces MKNQNLVVLIILSLVMLLLAPLGSAIPANAADAADNSYLQEMMHFIKDRYYFEVNEEQITQGALKGMFQGLDDYSDFFTREEAQVMLESVEGNYEGIGVALSKVDNYIVITRVFPSSPAESAGLLSGDRLVTVDKKDVLGYSVEQVSTLIRGPKDSLVNLGIVRNGIKNVVEFRVKREDIKLNPVRYENRGGIGYIAIDSFNSNTAEFLVTVLEAAEKDGISKLVLDLRDNTGGEVTQAVAVARHFVPAGPITTIKFKAAGMKDKVYTSELSAPPYKLVVLVNGMTASASEIVAGAIQDSQAGVLLGSKTYGKARVQAIIPLLSPEAYQKYARLYPDTSLDSNEMLIHHGIQATDREIMGWAKITTGIYITPSGKYIDGQGLLPDIKVSDPTPLNGWEISNLMPLEKSGKPALNSSSLEVYNAEKILSASGYELDKPDMTLDIKTFNAIKKFQQEQRLYPSGILDFTTQEALNRKRQELINCYDQQYARAVEYLLGR; this is translated from the coding sequence ATGAAAAACCAGAATTTAGTTGTCCTAATAATCCTGAGTCTGGTCATGCTCTTGCTTGCCCCGTTGGGTTCAGCCATCCCGGCAAACGCTGCTGATGCAGCCGATAACAGCTATTTGCAGGAAATGATGCATTTTATCAAAGACCGCTATTATTTTGAGGTCAATGAAGAGCAAATAACGCAGGGGGCACTCAAGGGCATGTTCCAGGGTTTGGATGACTACAGTGATTTTTTTACCCGTGAAGAAGCCCAGGTGATGCTCGAATCGGTGGAAGGTAATTATGAAGGTATCGGGGTAGCCCTATCCAAGGTGGACAACTATATTGTCATCACCCGGGTTTTTCCCTCTTCCCCGGCGGAAAGTGCTGGTTTATTGTCGGGAGACCGGCTAGTTACAGTCGATAAAAAAGATGTATTGGGCTACTCCGTGGAGCAGGTCAGTACATTGATCAGGGGCCCGAAAGATAGTTTGGTTAACCTGGGGATAGTCAGAAACGGCATTAAAAATGTAGTTGAGTTTAGAGTAAAAAGGGAAGACATCAAATTAAATCCCGTCCGCTATGAAAACCGGGGCGGAATAGGTTACATAGCTATTGACAGCTTCAATTCCAATACCGCAGAATTCTTGGTGACTGTCCTGGAGGCAGCGGAAAAGGATGGAATAAGCAAACTGGTTCTGGATCTGCGGGACAATACCGGCGGTGAAGTGACCCAGGCCGTGGCCGTGGCTCGTCACTTTGTTCCTGCCGGCCCCATAACCACCATTAAGTTCAAGGCAGCGGGTATGAAGGATAAGGTTTACACTTCGGAATTATCCGCCCCCCCATATAAGCTGGTGGTGCTGGTTAATGGCATGACGGCCAGTGCCTCAGAAATAGTAGCCGGCGCCATCCAGGATTCCCAAGCCGGGGTGCTCTTGGGAAGCAAAACCTATGGCAAAGCCAGGGTACAGGCCATTATTCCTCTGCTTAGCCCCGAAGCCTATCAAAAATACGCCCGTTTGTATCCCGATACCAGCCTGGATAGCAATGAAATGTTGATTCATCACGGCATTCAAGCCACTGACCGTGAAATAATGGGATGGGCCAAGATTACCACCGGCATTTATATCACCCCATCGGGAAAGTATATTGACGGGCAGGGACTGCTTCCAGACATTAAGGTTTCAGATCCCACGCCGCTTAATGGTTGGGAAATAAGCAACCTGATGCCGCTGGAAAAGAGCGGCAAACCCGCACTGAATAGCAGTTCCCTGGAGGTTTATAACGCAGAAAAAATCCTTTCCGCCAGTGGCTATGAACTGGATAAACCCGATATGACACTGGATATTAAGACTTTTAACGCTATTAAAAAATTTCAGCAAGAACAGCGGCTTTATCCTTCCGGCATCTTGGATTTCACTACCCAGGAGGCCTTGAACCGGAAGCGGCAGGAGCTAATAAATTGCTATGACCAGCAGTACGCCCGGGCCGTGGAATACCTGCTAGGGAGATAA
- a CDS encoding exonuclease SbcCD subunit D C-terminal domain-containing protein yields the protein MKIIHTSDWHLGCSLRGRKRYEESAAFLNWLGELLEKESIDVLLVAGDIFDTTTPSNRAQELYYRFLCRVAESPCRHVVITAGNHDSPTFLNAPRELLRYLQVYIVGKIGESLDDEVLLLKDAQGEAELIVAAVPYLRDRDIRSVEAGESLEDKARKLVEGIRSHYELVGRRAEEIRAALSGPIPVVAMGHLFAAGGSTVEGDGVRELYIGSLAHVGRDFPPVFDYVALGHLHKAQLVGGQENCRYSGAPIPMGFAEALWEKQVIMVEFCAGQMKVMPVKVPLFKALHSIRGDREEIERQLEELKSKTQKAWLEIIYEGKEIISDLREQMEAATAGTELELLRVSDNRSWQQVMNLMEEGEVLSELDHSEVFRRCLEAYEVEAEQRESLLQMYNEILDSLLMEDVMAE from the coding sequence ATGAAGATAATTCACACTTCGGACTGGCATTTGGGTTGTTCCCTGCGAGGACGCAAAAGGTATGAAGAATCGGCAGCGTTTCTGAACTGGCTGGGTGAATTGCTGGAAAAAGAAAGTATCGATGTCCTGCTGGTGGCAGGGGATATTTTCGATACCACAACTCCCAGCAACCGGGCCCAGGAGTTGTATTATCGCTTTCTCTGCCGCGTGGCCGAGTCTCCTTGCCGGCATGTAGTAATAACAGCGGGAAACCACGACTCTCCGACTTTTTTGAACGCTCCGCGTGAATTGCTGCGCTATTTGCAGGTATACATAGTGGGGAAGATCGGAGAAAGCCTGGATGATGAAGTTTTGCTCTTGAAAGATGCGCAAGGGGAAGCGGAATTAATCGTTGCTGCGGTTCCCTATCTGCGGGATCGGGATATTCGCAGCGTGGAAGCAGGTGAAAGCCTGGAGGATAAAGCCCGCAAGCTGGTCGAGGGAATACGCTCCCATTATGAGCTGGTGGGACGGCGGGCGGAAGAAATCAGGGCTGCTTTGTCGGGGCCGATTCCGGTGGTGGCCATGGGGCATTTGTTTGCTGCCGGGGGAAGTACGGTGGAAGGTGACGGGGTCAGGGAGCTCTATATCGGTTCCCTGGCCCATGTAGGCCGTGATTTTCCGCCGGTTTTCGATTATGTGGCCCTGGGGCATTTACACAAGGCCCAACTAGTCGGGGGCCAGGAAAATTGCCGTTATTCGGGAGCCCCTATCCCCATGGGTTTTGCGGAAGCCTTGTGGGAAAAGCAGGTAATAATGGTAGAATTCTGCGCCGGGCAAATGAAGGTCATGCCGGTTAAGGTACCCCTTTTTAAAGCTTTACATAGTATCCGGGGTGACCGGGAGGAGATTGAGCGGCAGTTGGAAGAGCTGAAGTCCAAGACCCAAAAGGCCTGGTTGGAAATCATCTATGAAGGAAAGGAAATAATCAGCGACCTGCGGGAACAAATGGAGGCAGCAACGGCCGGAACAGAGCTGGAACTTTTGCGGGTAAGCGATAATCGCTCCTGGCAACAGGTAATGAACCTCATGGAAGAGGGGGAGGTCCTCAGTGAACTGGACCATAGCGAGGTTTTCCGGCGTTGTCTGGAGGCTTACGAAGTTGAAGCCGAGCAGAGGGAAAGTCTGCTCCAGATGTATAATGAGATTCTTGATTCCCTGCTAATGGAAGATGTGATGGCGGAGTAG
- a CDS encoding ABC transporter permease — protein MFPSDIEFHVAPYISDFVKWITVAWEPFFTAFSNMVLGMLLQIEHILVAIPWWLWIIAVMVIAWRQTHEVVKTIMPGLLLFTVGIFGFWGIAMETLGIVIVSVIISLLLGIPLGIAMAVSDRCNTMVTPILDAMQTMPSFVYLIPALMLFGLGKVPGVVATVIYALPPVVRLTNLGIRQVPSSVQEAALAFGATSWQLMKEVRIPLAMPSILAGINQTTMMALAMVVIASMIGAGGMGEVVLICTNRIDVGGGFEAGWAIVVLAIVIDRLTQGLARRWDTPGV, from the coding sequence TTGTTTCCATCAGATATTGAATTTCATGTAGCGCCGTATATCAGCGATTTTGTCAAGTGGATTACGGTGGCCTGGGAACCCTTTTTCACTGCTTTCAGCAACATGGTGCTGGGGATGCTGTTGCAGATAGAGCATATACTTGTGGCCATTCCATGGTGGCTTTGGATTATCGCGGTAATGGTGATTGCCTGGAGGCAGACCCACGAAGTGGTGAAGACCATTATGCCGGGTCTTTTGCTTTTCACGGTAGGAATTTTCGGATTCTGGGGAATTGCCATGGAAACTCTGGGCATTGTAATTGTTTCGGTTATCATTTCTTTGCTTCTGGGAATTCCTCTGGGCATCGCCATGGCGGTTTCGGATCGCTGCAATACCATGGTTACGCCAATACTCGATGCTATGCAAACTATGCCCAGTTTTGTCTACCTTATCCCAGCCTTGATGCTCTTTGGCCTGGGCAAGGTGCCGGGTGTAGTAGCTACCGTAATATATGCGCTGCCTCCGGTGGTTCGTCTTACCAACCTGGGGATTCGCCAGGTCCCATCTTCGGTGCAGGAGGCGGCATTGGCCTTCGGGGCTACTTCCTGGCAGTTAATGAAAGAAGTGCGTATTCCTCTGGCTATGCCCTCTATCCTGGCGGGAATCAATCAGACGACTATGATGGCACTGGCCATGGTGGTAATAGCCAGTATGATTGGGGCTGGGGGAATGGGAGAGGTGGTCTTAATCTGTACCAACCGCATTGATGTTGGGGGAGGTTTTGAGGCGGGCTGGGCTATAGTGGTTCTGGCCATTGTAATCGACCGCCTGACCCAGGGCCTGGCGCGGCGCTGGGATACCCCTGGGGTTTAG
- a CDS encoding LolA family protein, with protein MMNLKKNLPLTLCLLALFLFTALLAGCGTAPQDTSAPADKEASAPSSDKLSDSEPILKDLLGKGKAVSEMSFDCETQIGEQKMLVKTWIKGKKVRSEMESPEAVGKIINIIDSAAGVVYVYQPEQKMATKMDISMAQQDGSSSPQEDLEAMNPDKMKYVGKDTIDGKKCLVYEITADNSGTSKVWLWEENGIPLRMEATADGEKLVIVYRNIKVGGIPDSMFELPEGTQIMEFNMPTMPTP; from the coding sequence ATGATGAACTTGAAGAAAAACCTGCCTTTAACCCTGTGTTTGCTGGCCCTATTCCTGTTTACTGCATTATTAGCTGGTTGCGGTACAGCACCCCAGGACACCAGCGCCCCGGCTGATAAAGAGGCGTCAGCCCCCAGCAGCGACAAATTGAGTGACAGCGAACCAATATTAAAGGATTTACTGGGCAAAGGAAAAGCCGTAAGTGAAATGTCCTTTGATTGTGAAACCCAGATAGGGGAGCAGAAGATGCTGGTCAAAACCTGGATTAAAGGGAAGAAAGTGCGCAGCGAAATGGAGAGCCCGGAAGCCGTCGGCAAGATTATTAATATAATCGATAGTGCAGCAGGCGTAGTCTATGTTTACCAACCGGAACAAAAGATGGCTACCAAGATGGACATATCCATGGCCCAACAGGATGGTTCCAGTTCCCCACAAGAAGACCTGGAGGCTATGAACCCGGATAAGATGAAATACGTGGGCAAAGATACTATTGACGGAAAGAAGTGCCTGGTTTACGAAATTACCGCGGACAATTCTGGGACCAGCAAAGTTTGGTTGTGGGAGGAAAACGGCATACCTCTCCGCATGGAAGCTACTGCTGATGGCGAAAAATTGGTGATAGTATACCGCAACATTAAAGTAGGGGGAATTCCTGATTCCATGTTTGAACTGCCTGAGGGAACCCAGATTATGGAGTTCAATATGCCCACTATGCCCACGCCATAA
- a CDS encoding betaine/proline/choline family ABC transporter ATP-binding protein (Members of the family are the ATP-binding subunit of ABC transporters for substrates such as betaine, L-proline or other amino acids, choline, carnitine, etc. The substrate specificity is best determined from the substrate-binding subunit, rather than this subunit, as it interacts with the permease subunit and not with substrate directly.), whose protein sequence is MGMQDFNLLEVDRLWKVYHKTEKALDLSDPVAIEKAEAAGAVIAVRDVSFQVKRGEVFVIMGLSGSGKSTLIRCLTRLIEPSAGVIRVRGKEVTSMDAEELTVFRRGEAAMVFQHYGLLPHRNVLENVAFGLKLRGLARELRESRAQEALRQVGLAGWEKKYPHQLSGGMQQRVGIARALVQDTDLLLMDEPFSGLDPLIRREMQDELIKLQKEWQKTIIFVTHDLGEALRLGDRMAVMGAGVFVQVGRPQDIVMHPADEYVQRFVQDEQRIAQLLDKGRVSRVRSIEAHASTRVGKVAAGR, encoded by the coding sequence ATGGGGATGCAGGATTTTAACCTGCTTGAAGTTGATCGACTTTGGAAAGTTTATCATAAAACGGAAAAAGCCTTGGACTTGTCTGATCCTGTGGCCATAGAAAAGGCTGAAGCTGCTGGAGCGGTAATTGCGGTTCGCGATGTTTCATTTCAGGTTAAACGAGGTGAGGTCTTCGTTATTATGGGGCTTTCCGGTAGTGGAAAATCAACCCTGATTCGCTGCCTCACTCGCTTGATTGAGCCCAGTGCGGGGGTTATCAGGGTAAGAGGAAAAGAGGTCACTTCTATGGATGCGGAAGAGCTAACTGTCTTTCGCCGGGGGGAAGCGGCCATGGTCTTTCAGCATTATGGTTTGTTGCCTCATCGCAATGTATTGGAAAATGTAGCCTTTGGGCTTAAATTAAGAGGCCTGGCGCGTGAGCTGCGGGAATCCCGGGCTCAGGAAGCGCTGAGGCAAGTAGGCCTGGCTGGTTGGGAGAAAAAATACCCGCACCAGCTTTCCGGTGGCATGCAGCAGAGGGTGGGTATAGCCCGGGCCCTGGTTCAGGATACGGACCTGTTGCTGATGGATGAACCCTTTAGTGGGCTGGACCCTCTGATTCGCCGGGAAATGCAGGATGAACTGATCAAGCTGCAGAAGGAGTGGCAAAAGACCATTATTTTCGTAACCCACGATTTGGGCGAAGCCTTGCGCTTAGGTGACCGCATGGCGGTAATGGGCGCGGGGGTATTTGTTCAGGTAGGACGGCCTCAGGATATAGTAATGCATCCGGCTGATGAATATGTGCAGCGTTTTGTGCAAGACGAGCAGCGAATCGCCCAATTACTGGATAAGGGCCGGGTGAGCCGGGTGCGGAGCATCGAAGCCCATGCCAGTACCCGGGTGGGGAAAGTCGCTGCCGGGAGGTGA
- a CDS encoding amino acid ABC transporter ATP-binding protein has protein sequence MITIKGLSKSYGNLRVLENVSTEINKGEVISIIGPSGCGKSTFLRCINLLERPTGGEITIDGQNILSRNADVSKLRQKMGMVFQSFNLFSHLMIIENIMLAPVSLLKVPRKQAYEEGMKYLEMVGLGAKAIAFPDELSGGQKQRAAIARTLAMQPEIVLFDEPTSALDPTMVSEVQAVIRKLAADGLTMMIVTHEMKFARDVSSRVFYMDEKGIYEDGSPAQSLIYPKNRGPGLL, from the coding sequence ATGATAACAATAAAGGGTTTATCAAAAAGCTATGGAAATTTAAGGGTACTGGAAAATGTCAGTACCGAAATAAATAAAGGCGAGGTCATTTCTATTATAGGCCCTTCCGGCTGTGGGAAATCAACTTTTCTGCGCTGTATCAATCTCCTGGAAAGACCGACAGGAGGCGAAATTACCATAGACGGACAAAATATTCTTAGCCGCAATGCTGATGTTTCCAAGCTCCGGCAGAAGATGGGCATGGTTTTTCAATCCTTTAACCTTTTTTCTCATCTTATGATTATTGAGAATATTATGCTGGCTCCGGTCAGTCTTTTGAAGGTGCCCCGTAAACAGGCATATGAAGAAGGGATGAAATATCTTGAAATGGTCGGGCTGGGCGCAAAAGCCATAGCGTTTCCCGATGAACTTTCCGGAGGACAGAAGCAGCGAGCTGCCATTGCCCGTACCCTGGCCATGCAGCCGGAAATCGTGCTGTTTGATGAGCCAACCTCCGCCCTCGACCCCACTATGGTCAGTGAGGTTCAGGCCGTTATTCGCAAGCTTGCCGCAGACGGGCTAACCATGATGATTGTGACCCATGAGATGAAATTCGCCCGGGATGTATCCAGCCGGGTTTTCTACATGGACGAAAAAGGTATTTATGAGGATGGTTCACCCGCCCAGTCTTTGATTTACCCCAAAAACCGAGGACCAGGGCTTTTATAA
- a CDS encoding acetyl-CoA hydrolase/transferase family protein — MNYKELYQRKLVPVLEALEAVKSNQEIVCSLAACEPVTLLSNLHHIKDKVENVSVVNAMMMGEYEFFMNPELAGKFLLNSWFYSKAPRQAHPQGNVSYVPLQLHQFSSKRIFHRRPNVFFGCASPMDKHGYLSLSLSTVLEKDFVEQADVVIMEVNPRLPRTFGDTHVHISQIDYIVESEREIPTMDPPVLTEKDHLIGAYAADLIEDGSTIQIGFGSIPGAVAYSLRNKKDLGVHSEMFSDCILDLYEAGAISNRKKTLWKDKFITDVGLGSRRLYDFLDENMAVEFHRGSIVNDPAIIGRNHKMVSINSMLEIDLTGQCCAESVGSRLYSGTGGHKEFVTGAQESPGGKSILAFYSTARDDSVSRIVPFFDPGTVVTTSRVDVDYVITEFGVACLRGRSIRERVKELVNIAHPNFRDYLKSEAERHMIW; from the coding sequence ATGAACTACAAGGAACTCTATCAGCGCAAGCTGGTTCCGGTGCTGGAAGCGCTGGAAGCGGTTAAAAGCAATCAGGAGATTGTCTGTAGCCTGGCTGCTTGTGAGCCGGTTACCCTCTTGAGTAATCTGCATCATATTAAAGACAAAGTGGAGAATGTTTCAGTAGTCAATGCCATGATGATGGGTGAATATGAATTTTTTATGAATCCAGAACTGGCAGGGAAATTTCTCTTGAACAGCTGGTTTTACAGCAAGGCTCCCCGCCAGGCCCACCCCCAGGGGAATGTATCCTATGTGCCGCTGCAACTGCATCAATTCAGCAGTAAGCGCATATTTCATCGCCGTCCCAATGTCTTCTTTGGTTGTGCCTCCCCCATGGATAAGCACGGTTACCTCTCTCTTTCTCTTTCTACTGTTTTGGAGAAAGATTTTGTTGAACAAGCTGATGTGGTAATAATGGAAGTCAACCCTCGTTTGCCCCGAACCTTTGGCGATACCCATGTGCATATTTCGCAAATTGATTATATTGTGGAAAGCGAAAGAGAAATCCCCACCATGGATCCACCGGTACTTACGGAAAAGGACCACCTGATCGGGGCTTATGCGGCGGATTTGATTGAAGACGGTTCCACCATTCAGATCGGGTTTGGCAGTATTCCCGGGGCGGTAGCGTACAGCTTAAGGAACAAAAAGGATCTGGGGGTGCATTCGGAGATGTTTAGCGATTGCATTCTGGATCTTTATGAGGCCGGAGCCATCAGCAACCGAAAAAAGACCCTGTGGAAAGATAAGTTTATTACCGATGTTGGACTGGGCAGCCGGAGGTTGTATGACTTTCTGGATGAAAACATGGCGGTGGAGTTTCACCGGGGAAGCATAGTGAACGACCCGGCCATTATCGGTCGCAATCATAAAATGGTATCCATCAACTCCATGTTGGAAATCGACTTGACCGGACAATGTTGTGCCGAATCGGTAGGTTCTCGTCTCTACAGCGGTACCGGCGGGCACAAGGAATTCGTTACCGGTGCGCAGGAATCGCCCGGTGGTAAATCTATTCTGGCCTTTTACTCTACGGCCCGGGACGATAGCGTTTCCCGTATTGTACCCTTCTTCGACCCCGGTACGGTGGTTACTACCTCCCGGGTGGATGTGGATTATGTTATCACCGAGTTCGGGGTAGCCTGTTTGCGGGGGCGCTCTATAAGGGAGAGGGTAAAAGAACTGGTCAATATTGCTCATCCTAATTTCCGCGATTATCTAAAAAGCGAGGCTGAGCGGCATATGATATGGTAG
- the map gene encoding type I methionyl aminopeptidase: MALSRNDSCWCGSGKKYKKCHMEQDLYLEDFKRKGILVPERKLIKTEAQIEGIRRSCQLTKSILNLVEERIEAGISTAEIDRWVNDALAAAGAYPATLNYQGFPASVCTSINEVICHGIPSARKLKEGDIVNVDITSILDGYYGDASRMFMIGEVSAEAKKLVQVARECLYLGIEQVKPFNRIGDIAFAIEQHANKHGFSVVRDFGGHGVGLEFHEDPFVQHYGPQDSGMLLVPNMVFTVEPMVNVGTYRCRKLDDGWTTITADNSLSAQWEHTVRVSENGVEVMTE; the protein is encoded by the coding sequence ATCGCTTTATCGCGTAACGATTCCTGCTGGTGCGGGAGTGGAAAGAAATATAAGAAGTGCCATATGGAGCAAGACCTTTACCTGGAGGATTTCAAGAGAAAGGGTATTCTGGTTCCGGAGCGAAAGCTAATCAAAACGGAAGCACAGATAGAAGGTATTCGCCGGAGTTGCCAGTTGACCAAGAGTATCCTTAACCTGGTGGAAGAAAGAATTGAAGCGGGAATCAGTACGGCAGAAATTGACCGCTGGGTTAATGATGCACTTGCTGCGGCCGGTGCCTATCCGGCAACGCTTAACTATCAGGGTTTTCCTGCCAGTGTTTGTACCTCTATTAATGAAGTAATCTGTCATGGTATTCCCAGTGCGAGAAAATTAAAAGAGGGTGATATCGTAAATGTAGATATTACCTCCATATTGGACGGCTATTATGGGGATGCCTCGCGGATGTTCATGATAGGCGAAGTCTCTGCCGAAGCTAAAAAACTGGTACAGGTAGCCCGGGAGTGCCTCTATCTGGGAATTGAGCAGGTCAAACCTTTTAATCGCATTGGGGATATTGCTTTTGCCATAGAACAGCATGCCAATAAACATGGTTTTTCCGTGGTGCGTGATTTTGGCGGACATGGGGTGGGGTTGGAATTTCACGAAGATCCCTTTGTACAACATTACGGCCCTCAGGACAGCGGCATGTTGCTGGTTCCCAATATGGTTTTTACGGTAGAGCCTATGGTCAATGTGGGGACTTATCGCTGCCGCAAACTGGATGATGGATGGACTACGATAACGGCTGACAATTCGCTGTCCGCCCAGTGGGAGCATACCGTGAGGGTAAGTGAAAACGGGGTGGAGGTAATGACGGAATAG